Proteins from one Aspergillus nidulans FGSC A4 chromosome VIII genomic window:
- a CDS encoding uncharacterized protein (transcript_id=CADANIAT00002735), with the protein MPALPPYAYTGPVDCTIAPNPGQLKGKSVIVTGGANGMGETTVRKFAEAGAFVTIADLNVERGEQVAKELGPNAQFVQCNIVNWDDQVRVFEAAVANSPSKSCDIVIANAGININAAPVKPKLSIVDVNLTGTLYTWKLAIHYFRRQPDTEDRDRCFIITGSMVAWIDSPANWQYTCTKYALRGLMRVARRSSWEQGIRINYVAPCYIKSAIRSPTYEAELVAKGVEFAPQEAVARCFMRIATDRTINGHSLMITPPSVAKEGFKDVDMDDYDNKEADEYEYFKRTQEMQLRIIEDRWVEGWSKARTAEGGLK; encoded by the exons ATGCCTGCCCTCCCCCCATACGCCTACACCGGCCCCGTCGACTGCACTATCGCGCCAAACCCCGGCCAGCTCAAGGGTAAAAGCGTCATTGTGACCGGAG GGGCCAATGGCATGGGTGAAACGACCGTCCGCAAGTTCGCGGAGGCTGG GGCTTTTGTGACAATTGCAGATTTGAACGTTGAGCGTGGCGAGCAAGTTGCCAAAGAACTCGGGCC GAACGCCCAGTTCGTGCAATGTAACATTGTTAACTGGGACGACCAAGTGCGTGTCTTTGAAGCTGCAGTCGCAAATTCACCAAGCAAGAGCTGCGATATTGTCATTGCCAATGCGGGGATCA ATATCAATGCTGCACCTGTAAAACCAAAGCTGAGTATCGTCGACGTCAACCTCACCGGAACGCTCTACACATGGAAACTGGCCATCCACTACTTCCGCAGACAGCCCGATACCGAGGACCGGGATAGGTGCTTTATCATCACCGGGAGTATGGTGGCTTGGATCGATTCGCCG GCCAACTGGCAGTACACCTGCACGAAATACGCCCTTCGGGGACTTATGAGAGTTGCGAGACGAAGTTCGTGGGAGCAGGGGATCAGGATTAACTATGTAGCGCCTTG CTACATCAAATCCGCCATTCGTTCTCCAACATACGAGGCCGAGCTCGTTGCCAAGGGCGTTGAATTCGCGCCACAAGAGGCAGTCGCACGTTGTTTCATGAGGATTGCAACGGACAGGACTATCAACG GACACTCGTTAATGATCACTCCTCCCTCAGTAGCAAAAGAGGGCTTCAAGGACGTGGATATGGACGACTATGACAATAAAGAAGCTGATGAGTATGAGTACTTCAAGCGTACACAGGAGATGCAATTGAGAATCATTGAGGATCGGTGGGTTGAGGGGTGGAGTAAAGCGCGGACGGCCGAGGGGGGTTTGAAGTAG
- a CDS encoding protein aglA (transcript_id=CADANIAT00002736): protein MKLTAAALASIAGTTAATSLAQTPQMGWNSWNSFKLNINASILSEIADLLVSLGLKDTGYNYLLLNEGWSSYERTADGYLQANTTGFPDGIKALADEVHDKGLKLGLYGDSGILTCAFRTGSWGYEERDALTIAGWGIDYLKYDNCGGFRAMTNAPQERFLAMQNALLRTGRDIFYSVCEWGYQFPWHWGANIGHSYRMSEDITNCILSEHRICWLLDYDHCAENERDERLSIALPLARHGPARVGNFNMTMYMQQTHFAFWAALESPLIISADLRKMTNESLAVLTNKDIGCHSPPLQLVYQTKLRQCWLQWSHDCRPE from the exons ATGAAACTCACTGCGGCGGCCCTAGCCTCAATTGCTGGCACCACCGCGGCCACCTCTCTTGCACAAACCCCGCAGATGGGATGGAATTCTTGGAACTCTTTTAAATTAAATATCAATGCCTCAATTCTCAGCGAGATTGCAGATCTGCTCGTTTCCCTCGGGCTAAAAGACACGGGCTACAACTACCTCTTGCTGAACGAAGGGTGGTCTAGCTATGAGCGAACGGCCGATGGCTATCTCCAGGCGAATACGACCGGGTTCCCCGATGGTATAAAAGCTCTTGCTGATGAAGTGCACGACAAAGGCCTCAAACTAGGTCTCTATGGTGATAGTGGAATCCTTACCTGTGCCTTTCGCACAGGGAGCTGGGGCTACGAAGAACGGGACGCGTTGACCATCGCTGGCTGGGGGATCGACTACCTGAAATATGACAACTGCGGGGGGTTCCGGGCCATGACAAATGCACCTCAAGAGCGGTTCCTGGCTATGCAGAACGCGCTTCTGCGGACCGGCCGCGATATCTTCTACTCTGTCTGTGAATGGGGATATCAGTTTCCTTGGCATTGGGGGGCTA ACATAGGACATTCCTACCGCATGTCGGAAGATATCACGA ACTGCATACTGTCTGAACACAGGATATGCTGGCTGCTCGATTACGACCATTGTGCGGAAAATGAGAGAGATGAGCGCCTATCAATCGCCCTGCCATTGGCTCGACATGGACCTGCTAGAGTTGGGAATTTTAATATGACAATGTATATGCAACAGACACACTTTGCATTCTGGGCTGCGCTAGAGTCACCCTTGATCATCAGTGCCGACCTGCGGAAGATGACCAATGAAAGCCTGGCAGTGTTGACCAACAAAGATATCGGTTGTCATTCTCCACCACTCCAGTTAGTGTACCAGACCAAGCTTCGACAATGTTGGCTACAGTGGTCGCATGACTGTCGTCCGGAGTAA
- a CDS encoding uncharacterized protein (transcript_id=CADANIAT00002737) gives MSKTPELEPFLHKPNSVRSWLKRPVMTTTSHLLVFALTSLLWFAIILFDRLSSSYISQLPVQHSKQMTNNETAFVPPIPILANSMTTHCGTSVAAAKARGCRYDILSKVWTPSRCFDQASIAEYQAWDEDGRSWLAYADAEHTQPLGIDETGSIAGGTYYTTEHDHIVHCAMLWKKQFRALSEGRRELDALIVDPHHTDHCVKYLVQMTEAVNTKGIDYRKVPIEVDVGFSGCFILPEP, from the coding sequence ATGTCTAAGACTCCAGAGCTAGAGCCGTTCCTCCACAAACCCAATAGCGTGAGATCCTGGCTGAAACGCCCCGTGATGACCACCACCTCACACCTCCTTGTTTTTGCCCTCACCTCCCTTCTCTGGTTTGCTATCATTCTCTTTGACCGGCTGTCGTCTTCCTACATTAGCCAATTGCCAGTCCAGCACAGCAAGCAAATGACAAACAATGAGACAGCCTTCGTCcctcccatccccatcctcgccaACTCAATGACTACCCACTGCGGCACCTCGGTAGCTGCCGCGAAAGCCCGCGGATGCAGGTACGATATCCTCAGCAAGGTCTGGACGCCGTCCCGCTGCTTTGACCAGGCTTCAATAGCCGAGTATCAGGCTTGGGACGAGGACGGCCGATCCTGGCTCGCCTATGCCGATGCGGAGCATACGCAGCCACTTGGCATTGACGAGACGGGCTCCATCGCGGGCGGAACCTACTATACAACCGAGCACGACCACATCGTGCACTGCGCGATGCTGTGGAAAAAGCAGTTCCGGGCGCTAAgtgagggaagaagagagcttgATGCACTGATTGTAGATCCACATCATACAGATCATTGTGTGAAGTACCTGGTCCAGATGACGGAGGCAGTAAATACTAAGGGAATAGATTATCGGAAGGTACCtattgaggttgatgttgggtTCTCGGGGTGCTTCATTCTACCGGAACCGTAG
- a CDS encoding uncharacterized protein (transcript_id=CADANIAT00002738), translating into MICLYTIFLGCLPLLSMATPSAPGQEQILNKRAITCLTVGSTATATWTNSNGQTCTFSGVVGSNYGTNSAGEGDYSCNGRCGAGCTGTAVGNAYTQDCFSHDICSYFANASGGASDPNCGAAYNAAVDDTLLGVASGCSQSNPSNAVLKPAGSPTCR; encoded by the exons ATGATTTGTCTCTATACAATCTTTCTCGGCTGTCTGCCTCTCCTATCTATGGCCACTCCTTCTGCGCCTGGGCAGGAACAGATCCTAAACAAGCGCGCCATTACTTGCCTGACGGTCGGTTCCACTGCAACTGCAACCTGGACCAACAGCAACGGCCAAACATGCACGTTTTCTGGTGTGGTTGGTAGCAACTACGGCACAAATAGTGCTGGCGAGGGAGA CTACTCCTGCAATGGCCGCTGCGGGGCGGGGTGCACAGGTACAGCGGTGGGCAATGCATACACGCAGGACTGTTTCTCGCATGATATCTGTTCTTACTTTGCGAATGCAAGCGGAGGCGCGAG CGATCCAAACTGCGGTGCCGCCTACAATGCCGCCGTGGACGATACCCTCCTTGGTGTTGCATCTGGTTGCTCGCAGAGTAATCCGTCCAACGCTGTCTTGAAGCCAGCCGGGAGTCCAACTTGTCGGTAG
- a CDS encoding uncharacterized protein (transcript_id=CADANIAT00002739), whose product MYRDPVVPYVSYFYSPRDDRSRRDPTKRATAISMAALEFKYKLPEFTFNIGLGAFREWLIRALLNPQYISIGHSTYDGRRLAHILGARYLSLNFALPDDPMPNVLVLGGSGYLGLAISQALLSSGNYTVWGSARTPEKAKLLLQNEISPVQVDITDQETLASTIAENNIDIVVETTMAFGQAGDMLEGVKKAAGRRQDGLRQRGHLGPKLAFVYCSGIWIHGSPSSRVSDLSPVTKEKAARIVTWRPAHEQAILASRDVLDVAIIRPGIVYGRGSWIWSTWWASILNAKRSGAGTEAIRIPADIDARPATVHVDDVAAGFRAAIDRVDGLLGSWPVFDLVTETVGAQDIVEAAKAALGVEGPVEYTGPQGDIFMEAMSTVSNSDTGRARAVLGWVPKRSEFVLNMSMYVRAWEAAQA is encoded by the exons ATGTACCGGGACCCTGTAGTGCCGTATGTCAGCTACTTCTATTCTCCCCGCGATGATCGAAGTCGGCGAGACCCTACCAAGCGCGCGACCGCGATATCTATGGCAGCACTGGAGTTTAAATACAA ATTGCCAGAGTTTACTTTCAACATTGGGTTGGGTGCATTCCGTGAATGGTTGATACGAGCTCTTCTCAATCCGCAGTATATCAGCATTGGACACAGTACCTATGATGGACGAAGACTCGCTCATATTCTAGGTGCCA GATATCTTTCTCTCAATTTTGCTCTACCGGATGATCCGATGCCCAAcgttctcgtcctcggcGGCTCCGGCTACCTAGGCTTAGCTATATCCCAAGCGCTCCTGTCGTCTGGCAACTACACCGTCTGGGGTTCCGCTCGCACTCCTGAAAAAGCGAAACTACTTCTCCAGAATGAAATTAGTCCCGTCCAAGTGGATATAACAGATCAGGAGACGCTGGCTTCTACCATTGCAGAAAACAACATTGACATTGTCGTCGAGACTACTATGGCGTTCGGGCAGGCAGGTGACATGCTGGAAGGGGTGAAAAAAGCCGCAGGCAGGCGTCAAGACGGATTGCGACAGCGAGGCCACCTCGGTCCCAAGTTGGCCTTTGTCTACTGCTCCGGGATCTGGATCCATGGATCGCCGTCCTCGCGAGTGAGCGATCTCTCCCCTGTCacgaaggagaaggcagctcGAATCGTCACGTGGCGTCCCGCGCACGAACAAGCCATTCTTGCATCTCGAGATGTGTTGGATGTCGCCATTATCAGACCGGGAATCGTCTATGGGCGTGGTtcctggatctggagcaCATGGTGGGCCTCCATTTTGAACGCAAAACGAAGCGGAGCTGGCACTGAAGCAATCCGCATTCCGGCTGATATTGACGCACGACCAGCGACTGTGCACGTCGATGATGTTGCAGCGGGTTTTCGTGCTGCCATCGATCGAGTTGACGGACTACTTGGCTCCTGGCCGGTGTTTGACCTAGTGACGGAGACGGTTGGTGCGCAGGATATCGTTGAAGCAGCAAAAGCCGCCTTGGGTGTTGAAGGGCCTGTGGAGTACACTGGTCCCCAGGGAGATATTTTTATGGAGGCGATGAGTACAGTGAGTAATTCAGACACAGGTAGGGCAAGGGCAGTCTTGGGATGGGTGCCAAAACGGAGCGAATTTGTCTTAAACATGTCCATGTATGTGCGCGCGTGGGAGGCGGCACAGGCATAG
- a CDS encoding uncharacterized protein (transcript_id=CADANIAT00002740): protein MRVWIAGRFNRGYAGRMDHMWDYRVFDRKQSGVHKRIIYVNPITGGVHYAWDLVTKVLPVVIWDGAGTLFYLRREEPLVGLRVA, encoded by the exons ATGC GGGTCTGGATTGCAGGACGATTCAACCGAGGATATGCTGGACGGATGGATCACATGTGGGATTACAGAGTATTCGACCGTAAGCAGAGTGGAGTGCATAAGCGCATCATATATGTGAATCCAATTACTGGCGGTGTCCACTATGCCTGGGATCTGGTAACAAAAGTACTCCCAGTGGTAATCTGGGACGGTGCCGGGACGCTATTCTATCTTCGGCGGGAGGAGCCGCTGGTGGGTCTCAGGGTGGCCTAA
- a CDS encoding copper homeostasis protein CutC (transcript_id=CADANIAT00002741): MNAAAMNNPTPQRMPLLEIACFNSDAAFLAAAAGADRIELCKNYSLGGLTPDLSTLVMLKSQLQIPVYVMIRPTADTFSYDSADFEQMGHEIDMFSHHGADGFVFGILHHPSENSRSLVDVARNTALVQRAKGRPCTFHRAFDLLPESQWDAALRDIRDCGFSAILTNGGPTGNVAVECVNKLATLVHWTELHGDVDESGRRFPEIIVGGGVRASNIGLLRGRTRAGAFHSAALGHGDIVSAEEVLKIREVLRERGALYE, from the exons ATGAATGCCGCAGCTATGAATAATCCAACGCCCCAGCGAATGCCCCTTTTGGAAATTGCCTGCTTCAATTCCGATGCCGCCTTtctcgctgccgctgccggggctgatCGCATCGA ACTATGCAAGAACTATTCTTTGGGTGGGCTTACTCCAGACCTGTCGACGCTGGTAATGTTGAAGTCACAGCTTCAGATCCCGGTGTATGTGATGATTCGGCCGACGGCCGACACCTTTAGTTATGATTCTGCAGATTTCGAGCAAATGGGTCACGAGATCGACATGTTCAGCCATCATGGAGCGGATGGCTTTGTGTTTGGTATCTTGCACCATCCCTCCGAGAACAGCCGGTCGCTTGTTGACGTCGCCCGAAATACGGCGTTGGTTCAACGAGCCAAGGGCCGGCCCTGTACCTTCCACCGGGCCTTCGATCTGCTCCCTGAATCGCAGTGGGACGCTGCTCTCCGTGATATCAGAGACTGTGGCTTTTCGGCTATCCTGACCAATGGAGGACCCACGGGGAACGTGGCAGTGGAGTGCGTCAACAAACTAGCCACCCTGGTGCATTGGACGGAGCTGCATGGGGATGTAGATGAAAGTGGTCGCCGTTTTCCAGAAATCATCGTTGGAGGGGGTGTTCGGGCGTCTAATATTGGACTCCTGCGAGGTCGAACTCGGGCTGGGGCTTTTCATTCGGCTGCGCTGGGACATGGCGATATTGTTTCAGCGGAGGAAGTGCTCAAAATAAGAGAAGTTTTGAGAGAACGAGGCGCACTATATGAGTAG